Proteins encoded in a region of the Pseudomonas sp. GOM7 genome:
- a CDS encoding shikimate 5-dehydrogenase produces MSLRISKDTRLCMSLSGRPGNFGTRFHNYLYQALELDYLYKAFTTRDLPAAIGGIRALGVRGCAVSMPFKEACIPYLDDLHDSAATLQSVNTIVADDDRLTGYNTDYSAVVKLLAQHGVPRDIPYALRGSGGMAKAVGCALRDSGFVRGCILARNERTGRALAAECGVPWYESLGGQPAGLLVNVTPLGMRGEQAEQLAFDEAAVAAAQWIFDVVAVPVETPLIRLAWALGKPVITGGEVIVLQAVEQFVLYTGVRPDAELIERAARFALSDN; encoded by the coding sequence ATGAGCCTGCGCATCAGCAAGGACACCCGTCTGTGCATGTCGTTGTCCGGGCGGCCGGGCAATTTCGGCACGCGCTTTCACAACTACCTGTATCAGGCCCTGGAGCTGGACTACCTGTACAAGGCCTTCACCACTAGGGATCTGCCGGCTGCGATCGGTGGCATCCGGGCTCTGGGCGTGCGTGGTTGTGCGGTATCGATGCCATTCAAGGAAGCCTGCATCCCCTATCTCGATGACCTGCACGACTCGGCGGCCACCTTGCAGTCGGTCAATACCATAGTCGCTGACGACGACCGGCTGACCGGTTACAACACCGATTACAGTGCCGTGGTGAAGTTGCTGGCGCAGCATGGTGTGCCGCGTGATATCCCCTATGCATTGCGCGGCAGCGGCGGCATGGCCAAGGCCGTGGGCTGCGCCTTGCGCGACAGCGGTTTTGTCCGCGGCTGCATCCTCGCCCGCAACGAACGCACGGGTAGAGCGCTGGCCGCCGAGTGTGGCGTGCCCTGGTACGAGAGCCTGGGCGGGCAGCCGGCCGGGCTGCTGGTCAATGTCACTCCGCTGGGCATGCGTGGCGAGCAGGCTGAGCAACTGGCTTTCGACGAGGCCGCCGTCGCCGCTGCGCAATGGATCTTCGACGTGGTGGCCGTCCCCGTGGAAACGCCCTTGATCCGTTTGGCCTGGGCGCTGGGCAAGCCGGTCATCACCGGCGGCGAAGTCATCGTGCTGCAGGCGGTGGAGCAGTTCGTCCTCTATACCGGCGTGCGCCCCGATGCCGAGCTGATCGAGCGCGCCGCGCGTTTCGCGCTGAGCGATAACTGA
- a CDS encoding bifunctional 4-hydroxy-2-oxoglutarate aldolase/2-dehydro-3-deoxy-phosphogluconate aldolase produces MTDAISRTVPRMAEKIASIDALCARARIMPVITIAREEDILPLADALDAGGLQVLEITLRSPHGLSAIRRLRQERPHLCVGAGTVLDRQMLAAVEEAGAQFVVSPGSTDELLRAALESPLPLLPGVASASEIMLGYALGYRRFKLFPAEVCGGVAALKAFAGPFGDVRFCPTGGVGPANLQHYMALTNVMCVGGSWMLGNTQGWDAVRQASAEALALLDR; encoded by the coding sequence ATGACAGATGCCATCAGCCGCACGGTTCCCCGCATGGCCGAGAAGATCGCCAGCATCGACGCGCTCTGCGCCCGCGCACGGATCATGCCGGTGATCACCATTGCCCGCGAGGAGGACATCCTGCCGCTGGCCGACGCTCTGGATGCCGGTGGCCTGCAGGTGCTGGAAATCACCCTGCGCTCGCCTCACGGCCTGAGTGCCATCCGCCGCCTGCGCCAGGAACGTCCGCACCTGTGCGTCGGCGCCGGCACGGTGCTGGATCGGCAGATGCTGGCGGCGGTGGAAGAGGCCGGCGCGCAGTTCGTGGTCAGCCCCGGCAGCACCGACGAGCTGCTGCGCGCTGCCTTGGAAAGCCCGCTGCCGCTTCTGCCTGGCGTGGCCAGCGCTTCGGAAATCATGCTTGGCTATGCCCTGGGTTATCGTCGCTTCAAGCTGTTCCCGGCCGAGGTCTGTGGCGGTGTGGCCGCGCTCAAGGCCTTCGCCGGCCCCTTCGGTGACGTGCGTTTCTGCCCGACCGGCGGCGTCGGCCCGGCCAATCTGCAGCACTACATGGCCTTGACCAACGTGATGTGCGTAGGCGGTAGCTGGATGCTGGGCAACACACAGGGCTGGGACGCCGTGCGCCAGGCCAGTGCCGAGGCGCTGGCGCTGCTGGATCGATAG
- the zwf gene encoding glucose-6-phosphate dehydrogenase — MPVMPVEPCTFALFGALGDLALRKLFPALYQLDRAGLLHDDTQLLALARETGDAAVHLGVIERHLRRYLPANELDEAVLQRFQARLRYLSMEFLPADAYPQLAEMVARDRPLIAYFATPASVYGGICANLAAVGLAANTRVVLEKPIGHDLPSSRAVNDAVAAYFPESQVYRIDHYLGKETVQNLIALRFANSLFETQWNQNHISHVEITVAEKVGIEGRWGYFDKAGQLRDMIQNHLLQLLCLIAMDPPGDLSADAIRDEKVKVLRALEPISAEQLSQRVVRGQYVAGISDGKPVPGYLEEENANAQSNTETFVALRADIRNWRWAGVPFYLRTGKRMAQKLSQIVIHFKQPPHYIFAPEQRQLIGNKLIIRLQPDESISLQVMTKDQGLDKGMQLRSGPLQLNFSATYKSARIPDAYERLLLEVMRGNQNLFVRKDEIEHAWHWCDQLIAGWQKLGDSPKPYVAGTWGPMSSIALTTRDGWAWYGDL, encoded by the coding sequence ATGCCTGTGATGCCCGTTGAACCCTGTACCTTTGCCCTGTTCGGCGCCCTGGGCGACCTGGCGCTGCGCAAGCTGTTCCCGGCCCTGTATCAGCTCGACCGTGCCGGCCTGCTGCATGATGATACCCAGCTCCTGGCCCTGGCCCGTGAGACGGGCGATGCCGCCGTGCACCTGGGTGTGATCGAGCGTCACCTGCGCCGTTACCTGCCGGCCAACGAGCTGGATGAAGCGGTGCTGCAGCGTTTTCAGGCACGCCTGCGCTACCTGAGCATGGAATTTCTGCCGGCGGATGCTTACCCGCAGCTTGCCGAGATGGTGGCGCGCGATCGCCCGTTGATTGCCTACTTCGCCACGCCTGCCTCGGTGTATGGCGGCATCTGCGCCAACCTGGCCGCCGTCGGTCTCGCCGCGAACACCCGGGTGGTGCTGGAAAAACCCATCGGCCATGACCTGCCATCCTCGCGCGCGGTCAACGATGCGGTGGCCGCCTACTTCCCGGAGAGCCAGGTCTATCGCATCGACCATTACCTGGGCAAGGAGACGGTGCAGAACCTGATCGCCCTGCGCTTCGCCAACAGCCTGTTCGAGACCCAGTGGAACCAGAACCACATCAGCCACGTGGAAATCACCGTGGCGGAGAAGGTCGGCATCGAGGGGCGCTGGGGCTATTTCGACAAGGCCGGGCAACTGCGCGACATGATCCAGAACCACCTGCTGCAACTGCTTTGCCTGATCGCCATGGACCCGCCGGGCGATCTCTCGGCCGACGCCATCCGCGACGAGAAGGTCAAGGTGCTGCGCGCACTGGAGCCGATTAGCGCCGAGCAGTTGTCGCAGCGCGTGGTGCGTGGCCAGTACGTGGCCGGCATCAGCGATGGCAAGCCGGTGCCGGGTTATCTGGAGGAGGAAAATGCCAACGCCCAGAGCAACACGGAGACCTTCGTCGCGCTACGTGCCGACATCCGCAACTGGCGCTGGGCGGGCGTGCCCTTCTACCTGCGCACCGGCAAGCGCATGGCGCAGAAGCTGTCGCAGATCGTCATTCACTTCAAGCAGCCGCCGCACTACATCTTCGCCCCCGAGCAGCGCCAGTTGATCGGCAACAAGCTGATCATCCGCCTGCAGCCGGACGAGAGCATCTCCCTGCAGGTGATGACCAAGGATCAGGGCCTGGACAAGGGCATGCAACTGCGCAGCGGCCCGCTGCAACTGAATTTCTCCGCCACCTACAAGAGCGCGCGGATTCCCGATGCCTACGAGCGGCTGTTGCTGGAAGTCATGCGGGGTAATCAGAACCTGTTCGTGCGCAAGGATGAAATCGAACATGCCTGGCACTGGTGCGATCAACTGATCGCCGGCTGGCAGAAACTCGGCGACTCACCCAAGCCTTACGTCGCCGGCACCTGGGGGCCAATGAGTTCCATTGCCCTGACCACTCGTGATGGATGGGCCTGGTATGGCGATCTCTGA
- a CDS encoding carbohydrate ABC transporter permease, whose protein sequence is MTRAFSFSRVAIYATLLFAAALYLVPLVVMLLTSFKTPEDVRTGNLLSLPDAFTLIGWVKAWDVVGGYFWNSVKIAVPGVLISTAIGALNGYVLSMWRFRGSQLFFGLLLFGCFLPFQTVLLPASFTLGKLGLANTTTGLVLVHVVYGIAFTTLFFRNYYVSVPEALVKAARLDGAGFFTIFGRILLPMSVPIIMVCLIWQFTQIWNDFLFGVVFASGDAQPITVALNNLVNTSTGAKEYNVDMAAAMIAGLPTLLVYILAGKYFLRGLTAGAVKG, encoded by the coding sequence ATGACTAGAGCCTTCAGCTTCAGCCGCGTGGCGATCTACGCCACCCTGTTGTTCGCCGCCGCACTGTACCTGGTGCCCCTGGTGGTGATGCTCCTGACCAGCTTCAAGACCCCCGAGGACGTGCGTACTGGCAACCTGCTGTCGCTGCCCGATGCCTTCACCCTGATCGGCTGGGTCAAGGCCTGGGACGTGGTCGGCGGTTACTTCTGGAACTCGGTGAAGATCGCCGTGCCGGGGGTGCTGATCTCCACTGCCATCGGTGCGCTCAATGGCTACGTGCTGTCGATGTGGCGCTTCCGCGGCTCGCAACTGTTCTTCGGCCTGCTGCTGTTCGGCTGCTTCCTGCCGTTTCAGACGGTGTTGCTGCCGGCCTCGTTCACCCTCGGCAAGCTGGGCCTGGCCAACACCACTACCGGCCTGGTGCTGGTGCACGTGGTCTACGGCATCGCCTTCACCACGCTGTTCTTCCGCAACTACTACGTCAGCGTGCCGGAGGCCCTGGTCAAGGCGGCGCGCCTGGATGGCGCCGGTTTCTTCACCATCTTCGGGCGCATCCTGCTGCCGATGTCGGTGCCGATCATCATGGTCTGCCTGATCTGGCAGTTCACCCAGATCTGGAACGACTTCCTCTTCGGCGTGGTGTTCGCCAGTGGCGACGCGCAGCCGATCACCGTGGCCCTGAACAACCTGGTCAACACCAGCACCGGAGCCAAGGAATACAACGTGGACATGGCCGCGGCGATGATCGCCGGGCTGCCGACCCTGCTGGTGTACATCCTGGCGGGCAAGTATTTCCTGCGTGGCCTCACGGCCGGCGCAGTCAAAGGTTGA
- a CDS encoding maltoporin, which produces MKRATGLGLAMALGSLALPMTGMALEFTGYVRSGAGTADGNGRQSCFQLPGAQSKYRLGNECEQYAELDLRQDLFTLDDGSVLSIEGMAQLYNQYGHTPKFTGDYGTARMNQMYAEWSKMPALGGGSLWAGRRFYKRNDIHISDFYYWNQSATGFGIDEMKIGDYKYSYVFSRKDSYDQKEYINRHDFNVGGFVTNPGGEVEVGVSYIDKPSSVDDSHSGWAVTGQHVQKNFLGLGGDNKFALQYGEGPGTGLGYTGDPTLDRSAKSWRMVEFFDFQMTPRLGGQVQLVYQKDKRSDGADQNWLSVGGRTSYAFTEQFKLVGEIGRDQVDAPGGTRKLTKFTIAPTWSPAGPGFWARPEFRLYYTYASWNKAAQQAANLLAEGSALSDTGAFGSSRNGSNFGVQVEYWWK; this is translated from the coding sequence ATGAAGCGAGCAACGGGTTTGGGCCTGGCTATGGCGCTGGGTTCCTTGGCACTGCCGATGACCGGCATGGCGTTGGAGTTCACCGGCTACGTGCGCAGTGGTGCCGGCACGGCCGATGGCAATGGCCGACAATCATGCTTCCAGTTGCCAGGGGCACAGTCCAAGTATCGCCTGGGCAACGAGTGCGAGCAGTACGCCGAGCTGGATCTGCGCCAGGATCTGTTTACCCTCGATGATGGCTCGGTGCTGAGCATTGAGGGCATGGCGCAGCTCTACAACCAATACGGCCATACGCCGAAATTCACCGGCGACTACGGCACCGCGCGGATGAACCAGATGTACGCCGAGTGGAGCAAGATGCCGGCGCTGGGTGGCGGTTCGCTGTGGGCCGGGCGGCGTTTCTACAAGCGTAACGACATCCACATCAGCGACTTCTACTACTGGAACCAGAGCGCCACCGGCTTCGGTATCGACGAGATGAAGATCGGTGATTACAAGTACAGCTATGTGTTCTCGCGCAAGGACAGCTATGACCAGAAGGAATACATCAACCGCCACGACTTCAACGTCGGCGGTTTCGTCACCAACCCGGGCGGCGAGGTCGAAGTGGGCGTCAGCTACATCGACAAGCCATCATCGGTGGATGACTCGCACAGCGGCTGGGCAGTGACCGGCCAGCACGTGCAGAAGAACTTCCTTGGCCTGGGCGGCGACAACAAGTTCGCCCTGCAATACGGCGAGGGCCCGGGCACGGGCCTGGGCTACACCGGCGACCCGACCCTGGATCGCAGCGCCAAGAGCTGGCGCATGGTCGAGTTCTTCGACTTTCAGATGACCCCGCGTCTCGGCGGCCAGGTGCAGTTGGTCTATCAGAAGGACAAGCGCTCCGACGGCGCGGATCAGAACTGGTTGTCGGTGGGTGGCCGCACCAGCTACGCCTTCACCGAGCAGTTCAAGCTGGTGGGTGAGATCGGCCGCGACCAGGTCGATGCGCCCGGTGGCACGCGCAAGCTGACCAAGTTCACCATCGCGCCGACCTGGTCGCCCGCCGGCCCTGGCTTCTGGGCGCGCCCGGAGTTCCGCCTGTACTACACCTATGCCAGTTGGAACAAGGCCGCGCAGCAGGCGGCCAACCTGCTGGCCGAGGGCTCGGCCCTGTCCGACACCGGCGCCTTCGGCAGCTCGCGCAACGGCTCCAACTTCGGGGTGCAGGTGGAATATTGGTGGAAGTGA
- the pgl gene encoding 6-phosphogluconolactonase → MAISDLKLPAGVVAQGFERPQQLAKAQAEQVAAALREAVAERGHAMLVVSGGRSPVAFFQALSAQALPWSKVLVSLADERWVPVSHADSNEALVRRHLLQGSAAEAQLLGLYRSAGSLEQAAELAEQALRELPPIDVLVLGMGTDGHTASLFPGSPNLPQALQADCPRRCLPMLAPSVPHQRLTLTLPVLKAARLQILAIEGQEKLAVLEQALQQRDLHNMPISAFIDAPLNIYWCP, encoded by the coding sequence ATGGCGATCTCTGACCTGAAACTCCCTGCCGGCGTCGTGGCACAGGGCTTCGAGCGCCCGCAGCAACTGGCCAAGGCGCAGGCCGAACAGGTGGCTGCGGCCCTGCGCGAGGCAGTCGCCGAACGCGGGCATGCCATGTTGGTGGTGTCCGGCGGGCGCAGCCCGGTGGCTTTCTTCCAGGCGCTGTCGGCGCAGGCCCTGCCCTGGAGCAAGGTGCTGGTGAGCCTGGCCGACGAGCGCTGGGTGCCGGTCAGCCATGCAGACAGCAACGAGGCGCTGGTGCGCCGCCATCTGTTGCAAGGCTCGGCTGCCGAGGCGCAACTGCTCGGCCTCTACCGCAGTGCCGGCAGTCTGGAGCAGGCCGCCGAGCTAGCCGAGCAGGCCCTGCGCGAGCTGCCGCCGATCGACGTACTGGTATTGGGTATGGGTACCGACGGCCATACCGCTTCGCTGTTCCCTGGCAGCCCCAATCTGCCGCAGGCGTTGCAGGCTGATTGCCCGCGCCGCTGCCTGCCGATGCTGGCGCCGAGCGTGCCGCATCAGCGCCTGACCCTGACCCTGCCTGTGCTCAAGGCCGCGCGACTGCAAATCCTGGCGATAGAAGGCCAGGAAAAGCTGGCGGTACTGGAGCAGGCCTTGCAACAGCGCGATCTGCACAACATGCCGATCAGCGCCTTCATCGACGCGCCCCTGAACATCTATTGGTGCCCGTAA
- a CDS encoding MurR/RpiR family transcriptional regulator — MRNLLEQIQGRLESLNKAERKVAEVILHNPQQATRLSIAALAQTAQVSEPTVNRFCRSFGVNGYPELKMQLAQSLASGAAYVSQAVEADDGPEAYTRKIFGSAIASLDSACQSLDPNLISRAVDMLIQARQIHFFGLGASAPVALDAQHKFFRFNLAVSAHADVLMQRMLASVAHTGDLFVIISYTGRTRELVEVARLARENGASVLGLTAAGSPLAQASSLSLDIPLPEDTDIYMPMTSRIIQLTVLDVLATGMTLRRGVDFQPHLRKIKESLNASRYPADEEPM, encoded by the coding sequence GTGCGCAATCTTCTCGAGCAGATTCAGGGCCGCCTGGAAAGCCTGAACAAGGCCGAACGCAAGGTCGCCGAAGTGATACTGCACAACCCGCAGCAGGCCACCCGCCTGAGCATCGCCGCCCTGGCCCAGACCGCTCAGGTCAGCGAACCCACGGTGAACCGCTTCTGCCGTTCCTTCGGCGTCAACGGTTACCCCGAGTTGAAGATGCAATTGGCACAGAGCCTGGCCAGTGGCGCGGCCTACGTCAGCCAGGCGGTGGAGGCCGACGACGGCCCCGAGGCTTACACGCGCAAGATCTTCGGCAGCGCCATTGCCTCGCTGGACAGCGCCTGCCAGAGCCTCGATCCGAACCTGATCAGCCGCGCCGTGGACATGTTGATCCAGGCCCGGCAGATCCACTTCTTCGGCCTCGGCGCCTCGGCCCCGGTGGCGCTCGACGCGCAGCACAAGTTCTTCCGTTTCAACCTGGCGGTATCGGCTCATGCCGACGTGCTGATGCAGCGCATGCTGGCCTCGGTGGCGCACACCGGCGACCTCTTCGTGATCATCTCTTACACCGGGCGCACCCGTGAGCTAGTGGAGGTGGCACGCCTGGCGCGGGAAAACGGCGCCTCGGTGCTCGGCCTCACCGCCGCCGGCTCGCCGCTGGCCCAGGCCAGCAGCCTGAGCCTGGACATCCCGCTGCCCGAGGACACCGACATCTACATGCCGATGACCTCGCGCATCATCCAGCTCACCGTGCTCGACGTACTGGCCACCGGCATGACCCTGCGCCGTGGCGTGGACTTCCAGCCGCACCTGCGCAAGATCAAGGAAAGCCTCAACGCCAGCCGTTATCCGGCTGACGAGGAACCGATGTAG
- a CDS encoding ABC transporter ATP-binding protein, with amino-acid sequence MATLELRNVNKSYGSGLADTLKCIDLQIDDGEFLILVGPSGCGKSTLMNCIAGLENISQGEILVDGVDISGMSPKDRDIAMVFQSYALYPTMSVRDNIAFGLKMRKMAPAAIDEEVTRVARMLQIEHLLSRKPGQLSGGQQQRVAMGRALARRPKIYLFDEPLSNLDAKLRVEMRTEIKLMHQRLKTTTVYVTHDQIEAMTLGDKVAVMKEGVIQQFGTPQQIYNEPANLFVASFMGSPPMNFVPVQLQQRDGQFWARLASSVGHCELPLGQLPAGSEQRQLLLGIRPEQVQLSASEAQGVLAAEVEVLEPTGPDTLVFVSVNDSKLCCRLAPDQAPPVGQRLELQIDAARALLFDAETGERVRPLQAQAGAASAANDRHKEPAA; translated from the coding sequence ATGGCAACGCTCGAACTGCGTAACGTCAACAAGTCCTACGGCAGCGGCCTGGCGGACACCCTCAAGTGCATCGACCTGCAGATCGATGATGGCGAGTTCCTGATCCTGGTCGGCCCCTCGGGCTGCGGCAAATCCACCTTGATGAACTGCATCGCCGGGTTGGAGAACATCAGCCAGGGGGAGATCCTGGTCGATGGCGTGGACATCAGTGGCATGAGCCCCAAGGATCGCGACATCGCCATGGTGTTCCAGTCCTACGCGCTGTACCCGACCATGAGCGTGCGCGACAACATCGCCTTCGGCCTGAAGATGCGCAAGATGGCGCCAGCGGCCATAGACGAAGAAGTGACACGGGTGGCCAGGATGCTGCAGATCGAGCACCTGCTCAGCCGCAAGCCCGGCCAGCTTTCCGGTGGCCAGCAGCAGCGCGTGGCCATGGGCCGGGCGCTGGCGCGGCGGCCGAAGATCTACCTGTTCGACGAGCCGCTGTCGAACCTCGACGCCAAGTTGCGCGTGGAGATGCGCACCGAAATCAAGCTGATGCACCAGCGCCTGAAGACCACCACGGTGTACGTCACCCATGACCAGATCGAGGCCATGACCCTGGGTGACAAGGTGGCGGTGATGAAGGAGGGGGTGATCCAGCAGTTCGGCACGCCGCAGCAGATCTACAACGAGCCGGCCAACCTGTTCGTTGCCAGTTTCATGGGCTCGCCGCCGATGAACTTCGTGCCGGTGCAACTGCAGCAGCGTGACGGCCAGTTCTGGGCCCGCCTGGCGTCGTCGGTCGGGCATTGCGAGCTGCCGCTCGGGCAGTTGCCGGCGGGCAGTGAGCAGCGCCAGTTGCTACTCGGCATCCGCCCGGAGCAGGTGCAGCTCAGCGCCAGTGAAGCGCAAGGCGTGCTGGCGGCAGAGGTGGAAGTACTCGAACCCACCGGCCCGGACACCCTGGTATTCGTCAGCGTCAACGACAGCAAGTTGTGCTGCCGCCTGGCCCCCGACCAGGCGCCGCCGGTTGGCCAGCGCCTGGAACTGCAGATCGATGCCGCGCGGGCCTTGCTCTTCGATGCCGAGACTGGTGAGCGCGTGCGCCCGCTGCAAGCACAGGCCGGCGCAGCCAGTGCAGCGAATGATCGTCACAAGGAGCCGGCCGCGTAG